In the ANME-2 cluster archaeon genome, ACGAATAATCCAGCTGAAAATTACTACCATCAGACCGACCCCGATCAAATAAAGAAGAAATACAGGACTGCTCGTGGAATACTGTCATATCTAATGAGAAAGATGAAGTGCTGGACTTTGAGGCATGGCAAGGTGCAACACCCAACAAGTTGACAATCTCCCGTACCGAATAAACATTTATAGAGAGAAGAATCATTGTAATTGGGAATAAATATGGAGAAGGAAACCTAAACGGGCCGATTATATTTTAAAAAATTCCAAAGAACTTTATTTTTTATTTGAAGTACGAAAGGATTACTGGAGTAGAAGTTTATGAAAGAGATTTTGTTAGAGCCGCATGTTGATTCTATACGGATGCCAGAGAATCTGAAGATCGGATTGATGGTTTCAGAGGCAAGAAAGAAATGTCAAAATACGGCATGCCCTTTCGAATATTATGGATTAGCATTCGGACAATCCCCGTTCCATGTTCCAGAGCCTCTTGTAGCTGCATTGGCCAAAAATGCTGGTAATGGGCATTATTCAGATGCTGAGGGTATAGAACCATTGCGCGAAGCTATTTCCAGTTTTAATAAGCGGCATTTCAATCTGGATGTCGAGCCTGGTAGAATCGTGGTCGGTCCGGGAACAAAGACTTTGATACATATGATATTTGACATCGTTAAGAGCGATGTGATCATCCCGTCTCCTTCATGGATCGGTTATTTTCCTCAAGTCAAGCTGTTAGATAAACACATTCATACATTCCACTTAAAGCCTGAATGTGATTATAAGATCCAGCCTGAAGATCTGGCTGAATTTGTTATGGATCTCCATAAAGAGCAGCATACATTGATCATCAATAATCCGCATAATCCTACCGGAGTGGTGTATTCGAAGCATGAACTGGAGAAGATCGCACAAGTCTGCAAGGAACATAATATTCTTGTGATAGCCGATGAGATATATGCGTTGACTACATATAATTTTGAAGAGTTCACGAGTATGGGTTTAATCTATCCGGAAGGGACTTTTGTTACGAATGGGCTCTCCAAGGACAGATCCGCAGGTGGATATAGATTAGGCTCATGTATATTGCCTGAAAATTGTTCAGATAGAC is a window encoding:
- a CDS encoding pyridoxal phosphate-dependent aminotransferase gives rise to the protein MKEILLEPHVDSIRMPENLKIGLMVSEARKKCQNTACPFEYYGLAFGQSPFHVPEPLVAALAKNAGNGHYSDAEGIEPLREAISSFNKRHFNLDVEPGRIVVGPGTKTLIHMIFDIVKSDVIIPSPSWIGYFPQVKLLDKHIHTFHLKPECDYKIQPEDLAEFVMDLHKEQHTLIINNPHNPTGVVYSKHELEKIAQVCKEHNILVIADEIYALTTYNFEEFTSMGLIYPEGTFVTNGLSKDRSAGGYRLGSCILPENCSDRLKEAFKKVAATIYTNVATPIQYAAIRAYEPNYEIEEYFETIREIHRIMGTFMSNAFNGIDGIRATMPRGSFYFFADFNEISEQLVKRGVKTSNELMSSLISHPFHIAAVTGDACLLDPDDFGARIAFVDYDGKAAFEDFKANPPENSSDEIKFVQKNAPRMVDAIGAMENYLNFIKDGFFGVDPLIY